The nucleotide sequence CGGTACCGGTCGGTGGCGACGAGCCCCAGCGTGTTGTCGCCGACCTCGAGCTGCACGCCGGTGATCACGGGTGTCACATCGTCGCGCGAGGCGGCGACGCCCACCTGTGCGACGGCTTCGGCGAATTCCTCCGCGGGCACCAGCCCGGCATCGCCGCCGACCTGCGGGATGCTCGGGTATTCCTCGACAGGCATGGACAGCAGGGTGAAGTTCGCCGATCCGGCACGGACGACGATCTTCGACTCCTCGGTCGAGAACTGCACCGGTGCGTTCGGAAGCTTCGAGGCGATCTCGGCGAGGAGGCGACCGGAGACCAGGACACGTCCGGGCTCTTCGACCTCTGCGGCGATCTCCGTCTGCGCAGATACCTCGTAGTCGAATGACGACAGCTGGAGTCCGTTGTCCGTCGTCTCGATGAGGACACCGCTCAGGATGGGCAGGGTCGTCCGCTGCGGCAGGAGCTTCACCGCGAAGGAGACAGCCTCGCTGAACACATCCCGATTGGCTTGGAACTTCACGAAGTCACCTCTGTCGGCTTGACGGTCACGGACGTCACAAATCCTAGCGCCTGCCCTGTGACGCGGATGCGGTGCTCCCTCGACCCCTTGAGGTTGTCGTCTGCCCTCATTGAAAAGAGTTAAGGAGTAATCGTGTTAACCGCTGTGGAAAATGTGGATAACTCTGTTGAGGCCGCGCGATCACAGGGAACTACACGTCGGTGACTTGTTGATGACCTGAGGATTCCGGCTGTTCACAACGATCCGCAGGGGTGGGGCCGAGCGACGCCTTTTCACAGCATCGCGAGCGCAGTCCCCATTAAACGTGTGGTTCTCCGGAAGCTCTCCACAAGTTATCCACAAGTGTTAATAACGCTTTGTCCCCACTCTGGGGATGGATATGTGGATAAGTTCTGCGCTAGAGGGGCGCGTCGCTACTTGCCGTAGCGGTGATTCTGCTTGATCCGGCTCGTGAGCTCGGTGACCTGGTTGTAGATCGAGCGCCGCTCCTTCATGAGCTCGCTGATCTTCTTGTTCGCGTACATGACCGTGGTGTGGTCGCGGCCGCCGAACAGCTGGCCGATCTTGGGCAGAGAGAGATTCGTCAGCTCGCGGCACAGGTACATGGCGATCTGCCGGGCGGTGGCGACCGCCTGCGACCGGCTGGAGCCGTAGAGGTCGTCGACGCTGAGCTTGAAGTACTCGGCGGTGTTGGTGATGATGTCCGTCGGCGCGATGACGTTGTCGTCGTCGAGCGTGATCAGGTCCTTCAGGACAGTCTGAACGAGTGGCATGTCCACCGGGGTGCGGTTGAGGCTCGCGAAGGCGGTGACGCGGATGAGCGTCCCCTCGAGCTCACGGATGTTGCTCGAGACCTTCGAGGCCATGAACTCCAGGATGTCGTCGGGAACCTGGATCTTCTCGCTCTGCGCCTTCTTGCGGAGGATCGCGATGCGGGTCTCGAGGTCCGGTACCTGGACATCGGTGATCAGGCCCCACTCGAAGCGCGACCGCATGCGGTCCTCGAAGCCGGTGAGGTGCTTGGGCGGGAGGTCGGAGGTGATGACCACCTGCTTGTTGTGGTCGTGGAGCGTGTTGAAGGTGTGGAAGAACGCCTCCTGCGTCTCGACCGCCCTCTGGAGGAACTGGATGTCGTCGATCAGCAGGATGTCGATGTTGCGGTAGCGCGCCTGGAACGACGAGCCGCGGTTGTTCGCGATCGAGTTGATGAAGTCGTTCGTGAACTCCTCCGACGAGACGTATCGGACGCGGATCCCCGGGTAGAGACTCATCGCGTAGTGGCCGATGGCGTGGAGGAGGTGTGTCTTGCCGAGGCCCGAGTCGCCGTAGATGAAGAGCGGGTTGTAGGCCTTGGCCGGCGCCTCGGCCACGGCAACGGCGGCCGCGTGCGCGAAACGGTTGGACTGGCCGATGACGAAGTTGTCGAAGCTGTACTTGGCGTTGAGCCGGGTGTCGCCGCCACGCGGCGGTGCCGTGATCTCGGTGGGCGTCGAGATGACCGGAGCGGCCTGCTCGACATAAGAGGGCGCCGATTCGGTCTCCGGCGCAGGGCCGGCCATCGTGTCCTGCTGGATCTCGGGGTTGACCACGATCGCGAAGGTGTTGACCTGGAGCTCGTCGTCGAGCGAGCCGATCGCGTGGAGGAGCGGGACCCGGCTGCGCTGCTCGATCATTCCGCGTGTGAACTCGTTGGGCACCTCCAGATAGAAGGTGCCGGCCATGATGCCCTTGGGCTCGACCAGGCTGAGGAACCCGTACAGCTGCGGGGTGATCCGGTCGTCCGTCTCGAGCTTTCCGAGCACGTCCTGCCATGCCGCAGCTATGGACTCTTCGCCGCCTGCCATCGTTCCCCGTCTTCGTCTGTGTTGCGGATGCCGTCAGCCCGACGAGGGGACGAGTCGACCCCCGGTGACTCTCGTCGGGTTGGCGGCTTCGGATGCCGCCGGTGGGTATTCACAGAGTTATCCACCGCTGTGTGAGCAATACCGTAGCGATCTCCGGCCAGAATTGGCATGGCCTGGGGATAACTTTCGACCTCACGGTAACTTGTCCACAGAAGAGCGATCAAATCCGATCGGCGGCATACGTCGGCGCGTCGGCCATCGCTTCCCTGCTAATACCGTGCATAATCAGTGGATTTGACTCGATCGGTTTGACCTCGTCCCACCCCAGGCCGTAGTTTTAATCAGTTGACTTGCGGCCGTTCCGGCTGCCCTGTAACTTTCCTGGCCTCCCCGTGCTGGCTCTTTCTCTCAGCACAGGCCTGTGAAGAGACCACCACGGAGATAGATATGAGCAAGAGAACTTTCCAGCCGAACAACCGCAAGCGTGCGAAGACCCACGGTTTCCGTCTGCGCATGCGCACCCGCGCGGGTCGCGCCATCCTCTCCGCTCGCCGCCGCAAGGGCCGCGAGAAGCTCTCGGCGTAACCGCTTCCGGTGCTCGCGAAAGCCAATCGCATCACGCGGGGGGCGGACTACCGGGCGACCGTACGACGCGGTGCTCGCTTCACTGGAGCGTCCACCGTCACGTACATCCGCCCGAATCCGGACTCCAGTGTGGTGCGATTCGGCTTTATCGTGAGCAAGACGGTCGGTAACGCGGTCATGCGGAACCGGGTCCGGCGCCGGCTCAAGGCCGCCGCCTACGATCTGCTTCCGCTCTACTCTCCGGGTCCGGGCGATACTGCCGGGCTCGACGTGGTCGTGCGCGCATTGCCAGCCTCCGTTCAAGCACCGTGGGCTAGCCTGCACGAAGAGCTCTCACGGGCATCGTCCCGTTTCACCAGCCGCAGTCATCTCAGTAAGGGCAGCGTCCGTTCATGAACACCGCGCTCGCAGCAGTGCTCCTCGCGCCGCGCAATGCCGCGGTGCTGGTGCTGCGTGCGTATCGGGCCGTGATCTCGCCGCTCTACGGTGACGTCTGCCGGTACTACCCGTCGTGTTCGGCCTATGCACTGCAGGCCATCCAGCAGCACGGCGTGGTCGTGGGCTCGTTCCTCGGCATCCGGCGTATCGCCCGGTGCCACCCGTGGGCGGCCGGCGGGGTCGACGACGTCCCCCCGGCGAAGAAGCCGCGGTATCGGGTGACCCCGTTCGGATTCGTCGTCGCCGCCACCCACGGCAGCGTCATCAGTCAGCGAAGGGCCTAGCAACAACACATGGACATCATCGGTACCATCCTCTGGCCCATCAAATGGGTCGTGGAGCTGATCCTCGTCGCCTTCCACTGGCTGTTCACCCAGATGGGGCTGGACCCGGCTGCGGGTATCACCTGGGTGCTGGCCATCGTCGGACTGACGGTCGTCGTGCGCGCCGCGCTGATCCCGATCTTCGTGCGCCAGATCAAGAACCAGCGACGAATGCTGGAGATCGCGCCGCAGCTGAAGAAGATCCAGGACAAGTACAAGGGCAAGAAGGATCAGTTCTCTCGTGAGGCCATGTCGCGCGAGACGATGGACCTCTACAAGAAGACCGGCACCAACCCGCTGAGTTCGTGCCTGCCTCTGCTGCTCCAGATGCCTGTCTTCTTCTCGCTCTTCCAGGTGCTCAACGGCGCCCAGAGCGGTCATGCCGGTGTCGGCCCGCTGAACGAGGAGCTTGCGCAGCAGTTCGGAAATGCGACGCTCTTCGGAGTCGCACCGCTGCACCAGAGCTTCCAGGGTGCGATGAACGCGCACCCCCCGCAGGTCGCCGTCATGATCATCGCGGCCGTTATGGTTATTCTGATGACGGGGTCGCAGTTCCTCACGCAGCTGCAGATCGTCTCCAAGAACATGTCGCCGGAGACCAAGGCGAGCCCGCAGTTCAAGCAGCAGCGCATCCTGCTTTACCTGCTCCCCTTCGTCTTCCTCTTCTCCGGTTTCGCCTTCCCGCTCGGTGTCATGTTCTACTGGCTGACCTCGAACCTGTGGACCATGGGTCAGCAGTTCCTCGTCATCCGCAACATGCCGACCCCCGGATCGGACGCGGCCAAGGCTCGGGAGGCGCGCCTCGCGAAGAAGGGCAAGCTGGTCCAGCCGGATGGCGCGACTGTGCTGACCGTCGATGAGCAGCCCAAGAAGCAGGTCCAGCGCGTTCAGCCGGTGAGCAAGGCTCGCGCGAAGAAGCAGGCCGGAAAGTAGTTAGGATCTTCAACCGATGACCGACGTGCAGACCTCCTCCCCCGATCCCGCCGACCTCACCGAGGTGGTGGCGGACGACGCTTCCGTCTCTGTCGAGACGGACGAGCCGACCGCTGCCGACCTTGACCGGGAGGGTGACATCGCGGCCGACTACATCGAGGAGCTGCTCGACATCGCCGACATCGACGGCGACATCGACATCGACACGCGCAACGGTCGTGCGTACATCTCGGTCAACACCGACGACGAGTCGTCCAACCTCTCGCTCCTGGCCAATGCCGACACCGTTGCCGCGCTTCAGGAGCTGACGCGCCTGGCCGTGCAGAACCAGACCGGCGGGTACTCCCGCTTGATCCTGGACATCGCCGGCTCTCGCGATGCACGCCAGGCTGAGCTGGCGCGTCTCGTCGACCGTGCGATCGAGCGGCTCGATGAGGGGGCAGCGGAGGCTGCCCTTCCTCCCATGTCGTCTTACGAGCGCAAGCTCGTGCACGACGTGGTATCGGAGCGCGGCTATGTGTCGACCTCGCGTGGCGAAGGCCGCGACCGCTACACGGTCATCACGGCCAGCTAGTTTCACGTGAAACTGTGACCGACGTCGAGCACGAACCCGAGGCGGCGGCCGTCCTCTTCGGCGACCGCATCGACCTCGCCCGCGAGTTCACGCACAACCTCGCGCAACAGGGTGAGGAACGCGGTCTCATCGGACCCTTGGAACTCCCCCGCCTGTGGTCGCGTCACATCCTGAACTGCGCGATCGTCGCTCCCCTGCTTCGGCCGGGGCGAGTTGGGGATGTCGGAAGCGGGGCCGGACTGCCGGGGCTGGTGCTCGCCATTGCCCGGCCTGACGTGTCTTTCGTCTTGATCGAGCCGATGGAGCGTCGAGTCGCCTGGCTGAATGAGCAGGTCGCGGAGCTGGGTCTCAACAATGTGGCGGTCCTCCGGGCGCGCGCCGAGGACGCGAGGATCGATGATCCGCTCGACCAGGTGACGGCTCGTGCCGTCAGCGCCTTCCGCAAGCTCCTTCCGTTGACCGCGCCCCTCCTCCGGGATGGCGGTGAGCTTGTCCTCATGAAGGGCGCGGCGGCCCCGGCCGAGGTCGAAGCCGCGACCAAGGAGATTCGGAAGTACAAGGTGACCGATATCGAGGTTCTGACCCTCGGTGAGGGTGTCTTGACAGAAGTCACACGCGTCATTCGCGCTCGCGTGCGCTGATCTCGGCCGCCCGGCGGCGCTGCGATCGGGCTTAGGATCCCTCTCTGACAACCGGAGCACGTGCTTCAGTTGTGTCAGAGCCATTCTGAGGCGATGTTCGACGATGGCTCCGGTCGCGATTTCGAGTCTGCTGGGCATGTTTCGCGGTCACGACACGGACAGAGCGTGTTCTCGACATCGTCGACTCTCCCCCTCGGAGCTGACTGACCGGCGGCCGGCCTGTTCTCTCTTGAGCGTGACAGCGCTCGAGTGATGCCAACGTCGACGGCCTGGGCCGTGCTCTCGTCTCGGGGAGCCGCGCCGACCGCTGACGGGACCCGAAAGACGACCAGATTGGACGGCGTGTGCACCTCGAGTGCCTTCGTGTGCGGGCTGCCGCAACGTACGTGCCCCAGTCCAGGCTCTACTCGTTCCTCATGGTCGTCGGCGCATGTTCAGGCGAGAGGCCGGGGCAACCGGCCCGAACGCATGTGCGGCGACCGGGTGGAGGGCGCGCTGCGCTGTTCGGCGCCCGTGGATCCTTGGACACTCGCCGCCTCAGCGAGCCCATATTCGGACGCGTCGGTGTTTCACGTGAAACGCCGACGGGGCGTGATGGTCCGCCGGTCACTTTCACGTTCGCTGTGTTGGACGGCAGTCGCTCGGTCGGTTATAGCGCTGCGAGTCCGGTCCGGCCAGCGCGCCCAAAGGCGGAACCGCCGCATGTTTCGACCAGGGACGAGGAGCCGAGGAGTCAGGACTCTGGCTGTATCTGGTGTCGACTCCGCGGGCGGAAAGTGCGGATCACCGCCGTAAGGGGGTGCGTCTCAGCTTCGTCCTCCCCCGACCGGGCGTCGAAGACCTGAGTCCTTCGAATGGAAAGACTCCCCTGGTTTGCAGCTCTTGGGCCTACCCACGACCTGAGCTAACTCGCCAGTGCCCCGGAGGCGCCGCTGCGGGTGCTACTCGGGGGTGACGGAAGGCGAGATGACAGGTGAGCGCGATTTCAGCGCCACCGGAGTCCAGTGAGCGATTGGCGGGAGTTTACTAGCTCCCGAGCTCATGGTGACCGATGTCTCGACGTACGGAAACGGACGGACAGACGGTAAAGGACGGGCTGCGTCTTAGCGGCGCTGGGCCCGGCACTTGGAGTCATTGTGCACCGTCGGCCGCACGCCATGCAGGATGCGGCGCAGGTTTCACGTGAAACGGCCGGCTGTGATCGCGGGAAGAGGACGTATTCGGGACTCTCGCCAGCCGTTTACGGGCCGACAGTGGCGACCTCCAGTGGAAGCGCGGTCTGTAGCGACCTTTGTGCCGGATTCAGTGCCGGACCTTGATACCAGGGCTGGGTGCTGGGCTTCCGCGGTCGGCCTTCGTCGCGGGGTTGTGTAGGGCGTGGGTGGCGGGGTTTCCTGAGGCGTGGGTGGCGGGCTTCCGTGGCGGGCTTTCGTGGCGGGCTTTCGTGGCGGGTTTGCGTAAGGCGTGGGTGACGGGGTTGCGTGAGGCCTGGGTGGCGGGGTTTCGCGGGGCTTTCGCGGCGGGGTTTCGTGCCGAGGTTGCGTAGGGGGTGCGTGGCGGGGCTTTCGCGAGGCATCTGCGGCGGGGTTTCGTGGCGGGGTGTCGAGGGATTTTTGCAGCAGGCTTGTGTCGGGGTTGCGTGGCGCTTTCGCCGCGGGCTTTCGCGGCGGCCTTGCGGGGGGGGGGCGGAAGTCCGCAACCGGCACGGCCCCGTGGGTGCTCGAGAGGATTGGGGCGGGACTCCGCGCCCTGTAGCCACGGCAAGCTGGGCAGGCGTGATGTCGTTTCACGTGAAACGATGCGGATTCCCGACACATCGCCATGCGATCGGCGGAGTCTGACCGGACGTGCAAGGGCTGAGGGAGCTTGGCAGACCATTCGACGCGCGGCGCTCAGCTCGCCGTGAAAGCAAGCCCTCAGTTCGCCACCGTTCCTCGTCGAGAATTGGCCCGGACAAGCCCTCCGGTTTCGATTCCGGCCGCGTGCGCGCAGCAGCGGGCCAGCGCAGGACGCGGGAGGACTCCAAGACAGACACACATGCTCCCCGCCGACTCAAGAGCGGCCGTTCGGGTATGGACGCGATCTGCGATTGGTGACGCGGATCCCGTGAAGTTACGAATAGGTTCCCGATCGATACCGGGCGGTCGGGGCCCAAGCACTCCGCCAGCCAGACCGCCGCGATCCTGCCCATTCCCCAGCGGCCCGGCGGGGTACTCGTTAGTACCGCAGGACTCGAGACACTCAGGCCAGTCGACCATGCTGGCTCCGTAGGTGAATTCAGGCCTCGAGGTGTTGGGTGGGGTGGTCGCCGCGTCATCATGGTCTCACGTGAAACGCGCGCAGCACCAAGTCTCGCCCCGGCGGACATCATCAGACGAGACTCCGAGCGACACAGGCCGTCCCCCGCGCTGCAGACAGCGCCGACACAGGCCAACGTTTCACGTGAAACGGACCACGCCGCACTACCCATGCGCGCGATCGGAACGACACTTCTCCACAGGTTGCGCGCCGCGCGGAAAGCGTCGGACATCCGAGTTAGAGTGGTTCACGGGTGCGCTGCTGGTGCGCCGACGACCAGCCGGAAGCCGGTGCCACGCATTATGGAGCGACGCGAGTTTCACGTGAAACAACCCCATCAGGACGAGCACGATCAGGACGAGCACGGCGGAGTAGGTGAGATCGACAGCGTGACGGATGCCGACACGACCGACGACAGCTTTGACGTGGGTACTCCCCTGGCGGAGGAGATTCAGGACCTGGCCCGCCGTCGGCAGGTGATCGCATCCACAACGTTGCCGCTTCCCTCTCAGACGCGCATCTTCACCATCTCGAATCAGAAGGGTGGCGTCGGCAAGACCACCACAGTGGTCAACCTGAGCGCGGCGCTCGCCAAATCGGGCGCACGGGTGCTGGTGATCGACCTCGACCCGCAGGGCAATGCATCGACGGCTCTCAGTGTCGAGCACCGTGAAGGAACACCCAGCGTCTATGACGTTGTGGTCAACGACCGAGAACTCGAAGAGGTGATCCAGAAGAGCCCAGAGTTCGATGGGCTCTTCGTTGTCCCTGCGACCATCGACCTCGCCGGCGCCGAAATCGAACTCGTCTCGATGGTGGCGCGGGAGCAGCGGCTGTCACGCGCCCTCAACCGCTTCCTCGACGAGTACGACATCGACTACGTGCTCATCGACTGCCCGCCGTCACTCGGGCTCCTCACGATCAACGCGTTCGTTGCTGCCAGCGAAGTGCTTATCCCCATCCAGTGCGAGTACTACGCGCTGGAGGGCCTGAGTCAGCTGCTGAAGAACATCCAGCTGATCGAGCGCCATCTGAATCCCCGGCTGCAGGTGTCCACGATCCTGCTGACGATGTACGACTCCCGCACGAACCTCGCTCACCAGGTCGCTGCGGATGTTCGTGAGCACTTCCCCAACGAGGTGCTCGACACGATCATCCCCCGCTCCGTCCGCATCTCCGAAGCACCCAGCTACGGCCAGAGCGTCATCAGCTACGACACCAACTCCAGCGGTTCCCTCTCCTACATGGAGGCGGCCGCCGAGATCGCACGAAGAGGAGTACCCCGCTAATGGCAGCGAAGCGCACCGGATTGGGCCGAGGAATCGGCGCACTCATCCCCACCAGCGATCAGTCCGCCCGTCCCGTCGACGTCTTCTTCCCTGATAACAGCGCGGGAGGCGCCGCCGCCCGCTCATCGGTCGCGGTCGCGGAGCGCGAGGACGACCTGGTCGCGGTTCCCGGCGCTCGCCTCGCCAGCATCTCCCCCGCCGACATCGTCCCGAACCGCGTGCAGCCGCGCACCGAGTTCGACCGTGACGCCCTCGACGAGCTGATCGCGAGCATCCGCGAGGTCGGGGTTCTCCAGCCCGTCGTTGTGCGTCCGCTCCCCGACGAGCCGGGCCGCTACGAACTGATCATGGGCGAGCGTCGCCTGCGGGCGACCAAGGAGCTCGGGCTGGACTCCATCCCCGCGGTGGTCAAGGACACCGCCGACGAGGACATGCTGCGCGACGCGCTGCTGGAGAACCTCCACCGCAGCCAGCTGAACCCCCTCGAGGAGGCATCCGCCTACCAACAGCTCCTGGCCGACTTCGGCATCACCCAGGAAGAGCTGGCGACCCGGATCGGACGCTCTCGTCCGCAGATCACCAACACCATCCGGCTTCTCAAGCTGCCCGCGTCGGTGCAGGCGCGCGTCGCCGCCGGCGTGCTCAGCGCAGGGCACGCCCGCGCAATCCTGTCACTCGGTGACGACCAGGAGGCGATGATCCGCCTCGCCGACAAGATCGTCAACGAAGACCTCTCCGTGCGGGCGGCCGAGGCCGCCGCCAGCAAGACCCCGAAGCCTCCGCGCACCAAGGCGACGGCGGGCCGCCACCGCGGCCACTTGGATGAAATTGCTGGTCAGCTGGGAGATCGGCTGAACACTCGGGTGAAGATCTCCCTGGGCGCACGCAAGGGTCAGATCGTCGTCGACTTCGCCACCATCCAAGACCTCAACCGGATCCTCGACGAGATCGGGCAACCCAGCTACAGCTGAGAGGCGTCGGCGATCGCCGCGGCAGCCAGCGCCGCGTACACCTCGGCCGGCTCGCGCCCGGAGGCGCTGATGGCCTGGGGCATGATGGACGTCTCCGTCAGTCCCGGCAACACGTTCGCCTCGAGGAACCAGGGCGTGCCGGCGCCATCGACGATCAGGTCGATTCGCGAGAGATGCCGCAGGCCCAGCGCGTTGTGCGCGGTACGCGCCGCTTCGGCCACCGCCTCCAGGACCTTCTCGTCCAGCCGTGCGGGCACGTAGAACCGGGTCTCCCCCGCGTTGTACCGCGCGTCGAAGGTGTACACACCGTCGACGGGTTCGATCTCCACCGCGGGCAGAGCCTCCGGACCATCGCCGGTATCCACCACCGCGACCGAGACCTCCACGCCCTCGACCTTGCGCTCGATCAGCGCGACGTCCGAATACGTGTACGCGTCGACCATGGCGCGCGGCAACTCCTCGGCCGACGTCACGATGGTGACGCCCTGCGCGGACCCGCCCTGGGCGGGTTTCACGACGACCGGGAGGTCCAGTCCCGAAAGCACGGTCGTGAGCACACTGCCCGCCCCGAGTTCACGGAAGGTCTCCTGCGGAAGGGTGACCGA is from Leifsonia sp. 466MF and encodes:
- a CDS encoding ParA family protein, with amino-acid sequence MERREFHVKQPHQDEHDQDEHGGVGEIDSVTDADTTDDSFDVGTPLAEEIQDLARRRQVIASTTLPLPSQTRIFTISNQKGGVGKTTTVVNLSAALAKSGARVLVIDLDPQGNASTALSVEHREGTPSVYDVVVNDRELEEVIQKSPEFDGLFVVPATIDLAGAEIELVSMVAREQRLSRALNRFLDEYDIDYVLIDCPPSLGLLTINAFVAASEVLIPIQCEYYALEGLSQLLKNIQLIERHLNPRLQVSTILLTMYDSRTNLAHQVAADVREHFPNEVLDTIIPRSVRISEAPSYGQSVISYDTNSSGSLSYMEAAAEIARRGVPR
- the yidD gene encoding membrane protein insertion efficiency factor YidD, whose amino-acid sequence is MNTALAAVLLAPRNAAVLVLRAYRAVISPLYGDVCRYYPSCSAYALQAIQQHGVVVGSFLGIRRIARCHPWAAGGVDDVPPAKKPRYRVTPFGFVVAATHGSVISQRRA
- the rsmG gene encoding 16S rRNA (guanine(527)-N(7))-methyltransferase RsmG, yielding MTDVEHEPEAAAVLFGDRIDLAREFTHNLAQQGEERGLIGPLELPRLWSRHILNCAIVAPLLRPGRVGDVGSGAGLPGLVLAIARPDVSFVLIEPMERRVAWLNEQVAELGLNNVAVLRARAEDARIDDPLDQVTARAVSAFRKLLPLTAPLLRDGGELVLMKGAAAPAEVEAATKEIRKYKVTDIEVLTLGEGVLTEVTRVIRARVR
- a CDS encoding ParB/RepB/Spo0J family partition protein; amino-acid sequence: MAAKRTGLGRGIGALIPTSDQSARPVDVFFPDNSAGGAAARSSVAVAEREDDLVAVPGARLASISPADIVPNRVQPRTEFDRDALDELIASIREVGVLQPVVVRPLPDEPGRYELIMGERRLRATKELGLDSIPAVVKDTADEDMLRDALLENLHRSQLNPLEEASAYQQLLADFGITQEELATRIGRSRPQITNTIRLLKLPASVQARVAAGVLSAGHARAILSLGDDQEAMIRLADKIVNEDLSVRAAEAAASKTPKPPRTKATAGRHRGHLDEIAGQLGDRLNTRVKISLGARKGQIVVDFATIQDLNRILDEIGQPSYS
- the yidC gene encoding membrane protein insertase YidC; translated protein: MDIIGTILWPIKWVVELILVAFHWLFTQMGLDPAAGITWVLAIVGLTVVVRAALIPIFVRQIKNQRRMLEIAPQLKKIQDKYKGKKDQFSREAMSRETMDLYKKTGTNPLSSCLPLLLQMPVFFSLFQVLNGAQSGHAGVGPLNEELAQQFGNATLFGVAPLHQSFQGAMNAHPPQVAVMIIAAVMVILMTGSQFLTQLQIVSKNMSPETKASPQFKQQRILLYLLPFVFLFSGFAFPLGVMFYWLTSNLWTMGQQFLVIRNMPTPGSDAAKAREARLAKKGKLVQPDGATVLTVDEQPKKQVQRVQPVSKARAKKQAGK
- the rpmH gene encoding 50S ribosomal protein L34 — protein: MSKRTFQPNNRKRAKTHGFRLRMRTRAGRAILSARRRKGREKLSA
- a CDS encoding D-alanine--D-alanine ligase family protein, which produces MAEKSALNVVVLAGGISHERDVSLRTGRRVADGLNALGHTVTFRDPDASLLAFLEESAPDVVWPALHGASGEDGALRGLLEITGVPFVGSRADASRLAWSKPTAKTIVARAGVATPESVTLPQETFRELGAGSVLTTVLSGLDLPVVVKPAQGGSAQGVTIVTSAEELPRAMVDAYTYSDVALIERKVEGVEVSVAVVDTGDGPEALPAVEIEPVDGVYTFDARYNAGETRFYVPARLDEKVLEAVAEAARTAHNALGLRHLSRIDLIVDGAGTPWFLEANVLPGLTETSIMPQAISASGREPAEVYAALAAAAIADASQL
- a CDS encoding Jag family protein, whose product is MTDVQTSSPDPADLTEVVADDASVSVETDEPTAADLDREGDIAADYIEELLDIADIDGDIDIDTRNGRAYISVNTDDESSNLSLLANADTVAALQELTRLAVQNQTGGYSRLILDIAGSRDARQAELARLVDRAIERLDEGAAEAALPPMSSYERKLVHDVVSERGYVSTSRGEGRDRYTVITAS
- the dnaA gene encoding chromosomal replication initiator protein DnaA, giving the protein MAGGEESIAAAWQDVLGKLETDDRITPQLYGFLSLVEPKGIMAGTFYLEVPNEFTRGMIEQRSRVPLLHAIGSLDDELQVNTFAIVVNPEIQQDTMAGPAPETESAPSYVEQAAPVISTPTEITAPPRGGDTRLNAKYSFDNFVIGQSNRFAHAAAVAVAEAPAKAYNPLFIYGDSGLGKTHLLHAIGHYAMSLYPGIRVRYVSSEEFTNDFINSIANNRGSSFQARYRNIDILLIDDIQFLQRAVETQEAFFHTFNTLHDHNKQVVITSDLPPKHLTGFEDRMRSRFEWGLITDVQVPDLETRIAILRKKAQSEKIQVPDDILEFMASKVSSNIRELEGTLIRVTAFASLNRTPVDMPLVQTVLKDLITLDDDNVIAPTDIITNTAEYFKLSVDDLYGSSRSQAVATARQIAMYLCRELTNLSLPKIGQLFGGRDHTTVMYANKKISELMKERRSIYNQVTELTSRIKQNHRYGK
- the rnpA gene encoding ribonuclease P protein component, which codes for MLAKANRITRGADYRATVRRGARFTGASTVTYIRPNPDSSVVRFGFIVSKTVGNAVMRNRVRRRLKAAAYDLLPLYSPGPGDTAGLDVVVRALPASVQAPWASLHEELSRASSRFTSRSHLSKGSVRS